ATTTAGCGGGCTGGTTGGGATCCAGACGAAATTCGGGCAAGCGCGCTAGCATCTGCTCGTAGATTACTTGCAGTTCGATTCGCGCAAGGTGGGAGCCCAGGCAGCGATGTGGTCCAACCCCGAATGCAATGTGGACATTATTTTCCCGACCGAGGTCGAAGGTATGGGGATCGGCAAATTCTCGGGGATCGAGGTCTCCACCTGGAAGGAAGAGCTGGACCCGTTCACCCACCTTCATCTGCCACCCAGCGAACTCGGTATCCTTGGCCACTCGGCGCGTCGGGACGGTAAATGTGTATCGACGCAGCAACTCCTCTGCCGCGTCCACAATCAGTTTGGGATTGGCGCGCAAGGCCTTTTGAAAATCAGTGTGGAGTGCGAGATGACGGACGCCGAAGCCCATGCCGTTGATCACCGTATCCAGGCCAGCGATAAACAGGAGAACGCCGAAATCCTCCATCAATTCGGCGGTCATCGGCCGGCCTTCGATCTCGGACGCCCAGAGCAGACTCAATAGATCGTCTCTCGGCTGAGTACGGCGGGCTTCTATGTCGTCCTTCATCGCGTCTGCGACCTTGCGCATGCGTAGGATGGGGTCGATTGGCGAGGTCGGGGGAGCAAGAAATTCGTGGACCAGCGCACGAAATTCGGCGAGCCGCTCAAGGGGAAGCCCGAGCATCTTCAGAAACACCTGAACCGGCAAGGGTTCGGCGATATCGGGAATGAAATCGCAAGACCCTCTGTCGATCACTTGATCGATAAGCTCATTGGCCAGCTCGCGGATTTCCTCCTTCCGAGCCATCATTGCGCGCGGCGAGAATGCGGCCTGCAAAGGGGCGCGAAATTTAGTATGGCTCGGGGGGTCAAGATTGATCGGCGTCGGAAGCGGAATGTGGGTGACGTCGGCGGGCAACAAGGGGCGGATCATCGCGATCATTTCAGCCGGAATAAGCTCGCTCGAGAACGTCTCGGTATTGCGCGAAGCCTCATAGTTCTCGGCGTAGCCCACGATCATCCAATGTCCACCGTTTCGCGGCGTCCAGAATACCGGGGGAGCGTCCCGCAGAATTTCGCGAACGCGTTCGTGCGGGTCCAACAGGAGGCCGGCATCCAGGAACATATCAAAATCGAATACCGCGGCGTCCGGGACATGGTTGGGGCGATCCGCCATCTGGTTTTCCAACATCAATCAATATCTCCAATTTGGGGTGCCGCGTCGCGGCACGATTGCGCCGGGCGAGACATTGCACCTTGCATGGTGCATTAAAAATGTTCTTGAGGGAAGGGGCGCGGCGAAATTCTGCCGGCACTCCTCGGCAAGGCGATGCTTCGTCAGATTCGCCTGGACCCAGGCCAAGCACTGTGTTGCAACTGCGGGGAACTAACCGACACTGCCCATGACATAGCGCAGCGGCAGGTGTTTTACCCCTCCGACAAATGTTCCTTCAACTCGAGTGGGCGTCCCAGAGATCTCAACTCGATCCGTGCGTGAGATGAATTCCTTCAGCAACGCGACGAGCTCGAATCGGGCGAGGAACTGTCCCAGGCAGACGTGCGGACCCGTGCCGAACGCGAGATGGCGGTTTGGCTTTCTGGTCACGGAAAAGCGAAACGGTTCATCAAAGACCGTTTCGTCCCGGTTCGCGGACGGATAACTGAGTACCAAAATATCGCCTTTGCGAACGCTGTGCCCGAACAGCTCGCAGTCCTCGGTGGCAGTTCGGCAGAAGTGCTTTATGGGGGACGTCCATCGCAAAATCTCTTCCACTGCGTTGGGCAGCAGCTTTGGATCCGCTCGAAGCCTTTCCAGTTCATCAGGATTTTCGAGCAGCGCGAGAATACCACCCGTGAGGGCATAGCTCGTAGTGTCATGCCCCGCCGTCGCCACAACGAAGAAGTAACCGAGAATTTCTCGGTCCGGTAGGTGCTCGCCGTTCAGCCGCGCGTTGGCGATGACACTGGCGAGATCGTCGCCCGGCCGCGCTCGGCGCTCGGCGACGATACTAGCGAACAGTCCGAACGCCTCGAATAGCACTGCTGCCGGGCCGTCTGCATGCCTTAGGTCCGGATCTTGGCTGGTCAACGTCTGCTGCGTCATGCGCAGCATCAGGGGCTCGTGTTCCGGTGGTACGCCAAGCATCTGCATAATGACGCGAAGCGGGTAGGACATCGCCACTTTGGCGAAGTCGCACTCGCCGCCCTCGGCCGCCATTTCGTCGATGTAGTGCGCTGCCAGCCCCTCGATGTCGCGTAGCAGGCCAGCTAGGCCTTTTGGTGTGAAGTACGACTGGGTGATCTCGCGATAGTCTTTGTGTTCCTGGCCGTCCATGCCGGCAACGTTGCGCATAAATTGGGCGGGATCAGCGCCGTTCGCCATACGCAGCATTGCGGTCTGCTGGCTGAGCGATAGGAGGCCTTGACGCG
The window above is part of the Novosphingobium sp. G106 genome. Proteins encoded here:
- a CDS encoding cytochrome P450; translation: MLENQMADRPNHVPDAAVFDFDMFLDAGLLLDPHERVREILRDAPPVFWTPRNGGHWMIVGYAENYEASRNTETFSSELIPAEMIAMIRPLLPADVTHIPLPTPINLDPPSHTKFRAPLQAAFSPRAMMARKEEIRELANELIDQVIDRGSCDFIPDIAEPLPVQVFLKMLGLPLERLAEFRALVHEFLAPPTSPIDPILRMRKVADAMKDDIEARRTQPRDDLLSLLWASEIEGRPMTAELMEDFGVLLFIAGLDTVINGMGFGVRHLALHTDFQKALRANPKLIVDAAEELLRRYTFTVPTRRVAKDTEFAGWQMKVGERVQLFLPGGDLDPREFADPHTFDLGRENNVHIAFGVGPHRCLGSHLARIELQVIYEQMLARLPEFRLDPNQPAKFHAGNIIAIDSLPIRWD
- a CDS encoding cytochrome P450 is translated as MSKIQDIPDQLPPEAIAYPSTYADDQRLHDLLSRFRASDRMHRIEAPDYEPFWLVTHHADILAIEKDSARFINAPRQGLLSLSQQTAMLRMANGADPAQFMRNVAGMDGQEHKDYREITQSYFTPKGLAGLLRDIEGLAAHYIDEMAAEGGECDFAKVAMSYPLRVIMQMLGVPPEHEPLMLRMTQQTLTSQDPDLRHADGPAAVLFEAFGLFASIVAERRARPGDDLASVIANARLNGEHLPDREILGYFFVVATAGHDTTSYALTGGILALLENPDELERLRADPKLLPNAVEEILRWTSPIKHFCRTATEDCELFGHSVRKGDILVLSYPSANRDETVFDEPFRFSVTRKPNRHLAFGTGPHVCLGQFLARFELVALLKEFISRTDRVEISGTPTRVEGTFVGGVKHLPLRYVMGSVG